GAACACAGCTATTGTTATAGATGAGTGTGGTAAAGTTATAGGAAAACATAGGAAAAACCATATACCGAGAGTAGGTGACTTCAATGAATCAACATATTACTTGGAAGGTAATTCTGGTCATCCTGTGTTTGGAACCAAATTTGGTAAAATTgctataaatatttgttacggAAGACATCATCCATTGAATTGGTTAATGTTTGGTTTGAATGGTGCAGAAATAGTTTTTAACCCATCTGCAACCGTTTCTGGCCTCAGTGAGCATTTGTGGGGTGTGGAAGCTCGCAATGCTGCTATTGCAAACAGCTACTTTACTTGTGCAATCAACAGAGTGGGCACAGAGAAGTTCCCTAATGAGTTCACTTCTGGGGACGGGAAACCAGCTCATAAAGATTTTGGTCACTTTTATGGCTCCAGCTATGTAACTGCGCCTGATGGAAGCAGAACTCCAGGTCTATCCAGGATTAAAGATGGATTACTGATTGCACAATTAGACTTGAATTTGTGCAGGCAAATAAAAGATAAATGGGGTTTCACAATGACTCAAAGATTAGATTTGTATGCAAATAGCTTATCAACGAAAAACTTTGATCAAATGAAAATGCAACAACAAAAATTTGGTCCAAATGTGTCAACAAGAAATATGTTACCTTAAAATCCTTATCAagtttttaaatagttattgaattgttttgtatttttagtaatgattatttttcaagaaatatatTGTTTTCTTGGTATCAATAAAAAGTTAAGATTGTTCAAAATACTAAGTAAATACCACAGTAAATAcctatatagaaaatattttttatagcttaACAGTGTATCATATCTTTAAGTcctaatcatatttttatattgttgtattttactatatttaaaaaaaaaaatttttaataaatctatattttacTGTTTACTGTTCACTTTTGACAATGAAACCCTCATAATTGTTTATGTATGACTAACATAACTTTATGGTTTCCtgtgtagttcccattcccaagGGAATTTTGTGATTCAATTAACCCATgctactccctgataatgtagctttctgatgaaagaatttttcaaatcaatccagtatttttagagtttattattattgtattataacagttatctttgtatttatcaacatatatttacaaatattatcgTAAATGATCAGAATCATGATGAACATAAAGGTAAAGAGTACCTTCTAATTCTGAAAATTTTTAGTGTGGTTgaattaggtacttgtaccgaatcgtaaatctatgggttgaactatttataatttttctatGGCTGTACAAATATGTAGTGGAATTAGACAAAATAGTCAGTCTagaacagtggcgtgcatgagATTTtcacacattatttatttatatgaacaGTAATACAAATGGAAATTTAGTTTTCCAATAGAACTAGTATAGTGGTTGAGAATCATTCTAATTATGCAGAActtatttcttataataaatcttaatgAAATGAATTTCTTGCAAAGCAGTCAAGATCATTAATAGTCACAATGTACTAGGTCCCATGTAGGCTTCATTCATATAAGTGATGTATGTAGATCTATGAatctatacatatgtatataaagCTGATCCTGGGGTAAATTGGTCTTAAGCAAAGACtatattaatacataaataaattatattctattGATTTCATATctattatatgtttaaataataacttgGTTTTTTCAAGAGTCTATTAATCTTCGGAACGGttgaattgattttaatgagactttcagTAAATGATAAAAGTTCAGTTTTAGTGAAAGTGAGCTTTCTGAGCAACGTacaagctactttttatacaaaaaaaaccaGTTGTCAAAGGACTGCTTTCTCatctaagttttttaatttatcatgaGGGTGATGAAATGaaacaactttttaaaaaacattgtgTATCAATGAGAATATTACATTAGTgaactatacataaatatagggGTTATTTTAGGGTACATCCAGAATTTCTATTACAAAGTAGTAATTTGAGAACTATTGAtccataaaacaaaataaaaatagaatctataaaatgtaaattaacaaTGATATATAATTGCATATCAAAATGAGTATGTTGTATATCACTTTGATtgataaacaaaatacaaaatatataaacacaaATTTCTATCTCAACATGAACATTACAGAAAATTAAGGGCAATTTCATCATTGAATAGTGGCTGGACAATAGGTAATGTACACTATATATTACACAATCTACACATCATCCACGTAAGATAGGAAATTCACTGCATGTACCCCTCATCCTCAATTTGTAAAATTGAATATCACTAAAAACTAATCTATGCCACTTTAGCACGCATAGCCGCTCGTTTGCCTGTGACAGCCTGGAAACCAGATTTGATACTAGCCACTGAGCAACGTGATCCACACGTCTCGCACTGAAGGAAGAAAAGCCGAGTATCTTTTTGCAAAATAGTGTCAGGGGAGCGACAGGTGTGACAAGTTACATACTCTTTAATGTATCTTCTCAAAACATTTTCTATTTGTTTCTGTTGGAAACGGCCCTTAATGATGAGCTGGCTGTTACCATCTACTGAGCCACTTGTACCCAATTCTGCCAGCAAAAAGTCTAATAAATGTTTTGGCTGACGGTGAAGTGTTTTACAAATTTCTGTGAAATTTGCGAATGATGTCTTCTTTGTACCAATTCTGACCACTTGGGGTGGTCGCATAATGAACTTCTGCTTCTTGCCGGACACCATGCTGGGATTCTTTTCCCTCATGATGTCAAACACGCGTTCGAGAAGTTCGTCATATGAGTAGTCGCGATCGCTGCCGACCCAATCGCCATGCATGTCGTCCTCCTTTTCTTGATCTTCGCTCTTCAAATCATCCTCCATCACCAGTTCGTCTAtggttttcttcttttttttcttcttcctaGTGAAGTCTATATCCAGATCTAAATCGTCGACCATTTCTTCTTCTTGCTGCTCGGGTTCTTCAGCTGGGGGCTTCTCATCCTTAGTCTCAGGTAAAGCATTTTCTAACTCATCTAAATTAAAGAAggtcttctttttctttttcttctttttaccGAAATTGTCCAAGTCGAGGTTGTCATCCTCGGGCACGTCGACGTCACCGGATTCGGCAGGCGCCTCGGCACTCGTGGTTTCGCCTTGCTCTCCAGCCAGCGCAGCGTCTAAATCAAAAccagtcttcttcttctttttcttctttagtGACGGGTCAAATATCAAATCCTCATCCATTTTGGGgctttatttattagtcaaAGCTTGAAACCAGTCACCAAAACTCTGTcgaataaaatctttggttatcACATACAATTGGCAAGTGAAGAGAAGGCAATCAAAGACCAACGACCAACGAGATTTATGGATGAGGaacaatttgtaatttaatctGTACCGAAAAAATGTTGCCTATTATGCTTAGAATTTCCATTATCAGAAGgttcattgttttattattcataataaagTACACTTTTTGATTATTGTACACATTCGTAATGCAATCGTGTAATTTGTATATATTACTGATGatgcataataattataaatttaccaTAACTAACTAGCGACAATGAAATAAGATGGGAAACAACCTTGAAAGAAACAGCATTTTTGACATACTTTGTGGTAAATGTTGGAATATGGCAGCACCTTTGGAtacaatgtcaaaattaataataaaaactaggtACGTTTGTTTCTTCTTAGGTAAGTTCTTTGTCTGTGGTTAAAACAAAAAGTCAAAAACCTATAATGAATAATGATACGAAGTTTGGCGCGCATGTATTGCTTTTATGGTTTCTAAGTCTAATTTTTCCTGTAATGTGTAAACCGATTTGCCTGATTTTGTTTGGAAGCCGAAGCTATAGTTGTATACGagtgacaaaaatattttttatttatgttggtTAAAAAACTgcctaaaacaaaatattgcatCAGCTAGTTTGACCACAGGCACAAAATAATAGATACCACAGGTAATACGAGCGAGCATCTTCCTTGCAAAATGTGTGTTGCTACAAATAAACCCaggataaaataaaagatgcccgcgacttcgtccgcgtggaaattaatATAAGCTTTTAACTGTTTCACCGTCGtagagtttgaatttaaaaattcaaactcctattttatttggtatttttttataccaataaattaatttccatataaactttcaaccccttttttacccccttctatttttattatggtgTATTTACCAATACCAAAAtacatcttgatcggttcagctgtataattagccgtgaaaaggtaacagacagacagacacacagcaTACAGActtgcatttaaaatattagtttatattatgtagatttAAAACCGTATGTTTAAGAAATAAAGTCTGTTATAGATTTGTATGTGTAGTTCTTGTGTGTAcacttcatttttttttttaattatgctcACTATTTATATTTGGGTGATCATAAAATAGCGTAGTGTGGAGCGTTGATGGAAAATGAAATGGACCATAAATGGGCCactgaatattataatagaaataGAGTACCGCTATCTATAAAAAGATCAAAAGATATTCGAATAATttgaaattgattttgatgTGCTCAAGGGTTCTAGAAACTGTTATGCATAGAACTGGACAACGAATCTTTATTTAGCCGTTTGTAATCGAATCGCCTCAGCTCGTTTTTTTACAGAGTCGTataaagcaataaaataatagCGTCCATGATATTCTCTTTTTTGAGAGAATGCTACGGACGCTAATATTGCGTCTATTAACTTTTCTGTCTACGAATTAAGGCATTCATgcccaaataaaaaataaggtaCACTGTCAGTGACAGTAATAGTTACCGTTTCAGTATTTAATAGATTCTTTGGTCTGTATCTTATACTACTCTATTTTCTGTACTCTGTAGTCTGTTGGTCCgtaaaatatgttccttggccTTGGGGCTTGGTCTGTACTCTGTGGTGTGTTGTGAATGTAAAATGTGATTTTGTGaagtgaatatttttattttgtcagaTCTAGAATTTAGGAACGAATAACCTATCTTTGAATAAGCAAGCTTAaagactatttatttttaacagacgACAAAGAAAAGCTTTAACgtataaatacaaaatgcagTTACTCAGTGTTCATAGAACTTTTCCTAGATTTAAGCAGTTAATTTTCCGGGGATATAGTCAAGCTGTCCAAATTCAAAACGAGGATTATACCGATGCACCTGTTTATCCTCCAATATTAGACTTGAGTTTACCAGCTAAAAAACTACGCACAAGACAGTCCTTACAcaagaaaatacaaaacataaataCAGTTGAAGAAAAGCAGATTGCTCTGAATATGCCT
This genomic interval from Bicyclus anynana chromosome 17, ilBicAnyn1.1, whole genome shotgun sequence contains the following:
- the LOC112054026 gene encoding beta-ureidopropionase-like encodes the protein MTSTSELESIDTLVSRSLSDSDLEEFNRIYYGRKDKHSLAIKTENIEYAEKNNFEIAAYDFPAQKEECRSPRIVRVGIIQNSIATPTDKPINEQRQGIFNKIRNIIDTAAAEGVNIVCLQEAWGMPFFFCTREKLPWCEFAESATEGESVQFLKSLAVKHGMVIVSPILERDDAHGDTIWNTAIVIDECGKVIGKHRKNHIPRVGDFNESTYYLEGNSGHPVFGTKFGKIAINICYGRHHPLNWLMFGLNGAEIVFNPSATVSGLSEHLWGVEARNAAIANSYFTCAINRVGTEKFPNEFTSGDGKPAHKDFGHFYGSSYVTAPDGSRTPGLSRIKDGLLIAQLDLNLCRQIKDKWGFTMTQRLDLYANSLSTKNFDQMKMQQQKFGPNVSTRNMLP
- the LOC112054031 gene encoding eukaryotic translation initiation factor 2 subunit 2, whose protein sequence is MDEDLIFDPSLKKKKKKKTGFDLDAALAGEQGETTSAEAPAESGDVDVPEDDNLDLDNFGKKKKKKKKTFFNLDELENALPETKDEKPPAEEPEQQEEEMVDDLDLDIDFTRKKKKKKKTIDELVMEDDLKSEDQEKEDDMHGDWVGSDRDYSYDELLERVFDIMREKNPSMVSGKKQKFIMRPPQVVRIGTKKTSFANFTEICKTLHRQPKHLLDFLLAELGTSGSVDGNSQLIIKGRFQQKQIENVLRRYIKEYVTCHTCRSPDTILQKDTRLFFLQCETCGSRCSVASIKSGFQAVTGKRAAMRAKVA